A genomic window from Maridesulfovibrio sp. includes:
- the rfbD gene encoding dTDP-4-dehydrorhamnose reductase, which yields MIDLAGKKAVILGGRTGLLGQTLTERLKLQEIIAVPLSRSDFDPLSEASLVAMLEREEPDFVFNTVAYTMVDQAEDEENKAHLLNTTLPATLGRLCKQFGIKLIHFSTDFVFDGKKDSPYTEEDQTNPQSVYGETKLAGEERIMGLGYEDFLIIRTAWLFGPHKSNFVYKIVNMAEERDNLTVVHDQNGSPTYTPDLADYSIELLKYEARGIFNVVNSGKASWCELATEAVDSCAINCRIDPVPTSAYPTKAKRPPYSVLDTTKFSEVTGIKPRPWVQALRDYVYNDLKDHQED from the coding sequence ATGATTGATTTAGCAGGCAAAAAGGCGGTTATTCTCGGCGGACGCACGGGCCTTCTTGGACAGACTTTAACTGAAAGACTGAAGCTGCAAGAAATCATAGCCGTTCCACTATCGCGATCCGACTTTGATCCTTTAAGCGAGGCTTCATTAGTAGCCATGTTGGAAAGGGAAGAGCCAGACTTCGTATTCAACACAGTGGCCTACACCATGGTAGACCAAGCTGAAGACGAGGAAAATAAAGCCCACCTGCTAAACACTACCCTTCCCGCAACGTTGGGAAGACTCTGCAAGCAGTTCGGGATAAAACTGATACACTTCAGCACAGATTTTGTCTTCGACGGTAAAAAAGATTCCCCTTACACCGAAGAGGACCAGACAAACCCGCAATCAGTATACGGGGAAACCAAGCTGGCCGGCGAAGAACGGATAATGGGACTTGGCTATGAAGATTTCCTTATCATTCGCACCGCGTGGCTGTTCGGTCCTCACAAAAGCAATTTTGTCTATAAAATTGTGAATATGGCTGAAGAGCGGGATAACCTGACAGTCGTTCATGACCAGAACGGTTCTCCGACATATACCCCTGACCTTGCGGATTATTCTATCGAACTACTCAAATATGAAGCCCGTGGTATTTTTAATGTAGTCAACTCCGGCAAAGCCAGCTGGTGCGAACTGGCCACTGAGGCAGTGGACAGCTGCGCAATCAACTGCCGAATCGATCCCGTTCCCACATCCGCCTATCCAACCAAGGCCAAACGACCGCCCTACTCAGTTCTCGATACCACCAAATTCAGTGAGGTAACGGGAATAAAACCGCGTCCTTGGGTTCAGGCGCTGCGGGACTATGTTTATAACGACCTGAAAGACCACCAGGAAGATTAA
- the rfbB gene encoding dTDP-glucose 4,6-dehydratase, translated as MRLLITGGCGFIGTNFIYLMKERHPDWILFNLDKLTYAGNRKNLLPLEQENNSDYTFLHGDICDKKFVTSVLHDYKIDAVVNFAAESHVDRSINDPAPFLTTNTLGAQNMMECARIAGIEKFVHVSTDEVYGTLGSSDPAFSEKNPLVPNSPYSASKAGADLMARAYFETYKFPVSITRCSNNYGPYQFPEKLIPLMFIKASAGENLPIYGDGSNIRDWIYVDDHCAGVELTLLKGEPGKAYNFGGAAEKSNLDLVKELLNIMGKDESLITYVKDRPGHDMRYAMDFSMAEKELGFFPTVTFDEGIRKTIEWYQNNGDWLEEVRSGAYRDFMDQWYGERK; from the coding sequence ATGCGACTTCTCATAACCGGCGGATGCGGTTTTATCGGTACCAACTTCATTTATCTGATGAAAGAACGGCACCCGGATTGGATTCTTTTCAACCTTGATAAACTGACCTATGCCGGGAACCGCAAAAACCTGCTCCCATTGGAACAGGAGAACAATTCCGACTACACATTCCTGCACGGTGACATCTGCGATAAAAAATTCGTCACATCCGTGCTGCACGATTACAAAATCGACGCAGTAGTCAACTTTGCTGCAGAATCCCATGTTGACCGCTCCATCAATGATCCCGCTCCCTTTCTGACCACCAACACCCTCGGTGCCCAGAACATGATGGAATGCGCCAGAATTGCCGGAATAGAAAAATTTGTCCATGTCTCTACAGACGAGGTATACGGCACACTGGGTTCAAGCGACCCTGCTTTCAGTGAAAAAAACCCACTGGTACCAAACAGTCCCTACTCCGCTTCCAAAGCAGGCGCAGACCTAATGGCCCGGGCATACTTCGAAACCTACAAATTTCCTGTGTCCATCACCCGCTGCTCCAACAACTACGGTCCCTATCAATTCCCGGAAAAACTTATTCCGCTTATGTTCATCAAAGCATCTGCCGGAGAGAATCTGCCTATCTACGGCGACGGCTCCAACATCCGGGACTGGATCTACGTCGACGACCATTGCGCCGGGGTAGAACTGACCCTGCTCAAAGGCGAACCTGGTAAGGCCTACAACTTCGGTGGTGCCGCTGAGAAAAGCAACCTCGATCTGGTCAAAGAGTTGTTAAATATTATGGGTAAAGATGAGTCACTCATAACTTACGTTAAAGACAGGCCCGGCCATGACATGCGATACGCAATGGATTTTTCAATGGCCGAAAAGGAACTTGGCTTTTTTCCGACAGTGACCTTCGATGAAGGAATCCGCAAAACCATTGAATGGTACCAGAACAACGGTGATTGGCTTGAGGAAGTTCGCAGCGGAGCTTACCGAGATTTTATGGACCAATGGTACGGAGAAAGAAAATGA